A window of Nitratireductor kimnyeongensis genomic DNA:
CAGCTTGCAAAGTCGTATTTCAGCCATTGGCCGCCCCCCCGTTCGGACTGGCTACCAGGGCACCGGACCGATCGAAAACCAGCATGTGGGCCGGGTCGAACCTCACATGCACCGTCTGATCGATCACGTAGTCGTTTATGCCGCGCTCCTTGATGGCCAACATGGCGCCGCACGCGCGCGCATAGATGAAGGTGTTGGAGCCAGAAACCTCGATGAAGTCTACCTGGGCCGGGATCCCTGTTGCCGACTGGTCGGTGAAGAGATGATGAGGAAAGACGCCAAGCTGGTAGTCGCCCGCATCCAGAGCGGAGGTGTGGACGGGCTCTGGGCCGATCTCGGTATCGCCGGCGAACCATTTGCGGCGAGCGCCATCAAGCTCGAGACTTGCAGGAAGAAGCGAGACGGGTGGCTCGCTGACCTGCCTTGCTGCCGTCACGTTTCGCGGGCTCCGGTAAACCTCTTCGGCAGCACCGTGCTGAACCAGATGCCCTTCGCTCATGATCACGACGTCGCCGTTCAGCACAAGAGCTTCGGTTGGTTCGGAACTGGCGTAAACGGCAATGGTTTGGCTGTCGGCGAAAATTCGACGGAACTCGCCGCGCAAGTGTTCGCGCAGCTTGTAGTCCAGATTCACCAGTGGCTCATCCAGCAATATGAGCTGCCTCTTCCGCGCAATGGTTCGAGCAATGGCGACACGTTGTTGCTGACCACCGGACAACTCCAGTGGGAACCGGTCAAGAAGATTGGAAATTCCGACAATATCAGCGACATCCGTGACGCGCTGCCTGATCGCTTCATTGCTTTCGCCGGCATTGCGCAGAGGCGCTGCAATGTTTTCGAAAACGGTCTTGGCAGGATAATTGACGAACTCCTGATAGACCATACCGACCGACCGCTTGCGGACATTGACGCCGGTCATATCGACGCCGTCGACCAGAAGCCGCCCACTGCTCGGTTTTGTCAGGCCGGAAAGGATGCGCAGCAATGAAGTTTTGCCCGCGCGCGTCGGAC
This region includes:
- a CDS encoding ABC transporter ATP-binding protein codes for the protein MSIVAEKIALNVDGDDWLYPFDLTLEPGSFTTVVGPTRAGKTSLLRILSGLTKPSSGRLLVDGVDMTGVNVRKRSVGMVYQEFVNYPAKTVFENIAAPLRNAGESNEAIRQRVTDVADIVGISNLLDRFPLELSGGQQQRVAIARTIARKRQLILLDEPLVNLDYKLREHLRGEFRRIFADSQTIAVYASSEPTEALVLNGDVVIMSEGHLVQHGAAEEVYRSPRNVTAARQVSEPPVSLLPASLELDGARRKWFAGDTEIGPEPVHTSALDAGDYQLGVFPHHLFTDQSATGIPAQVDFIEVSGSNTFIYARACGAMLAIKERGINDYVIDQTVHVRFDPAHMLVFDRSGALVASPNGGAANG